From Eleftheria terrae, the proteins below share one genomic window:
- a CDS encoding CHASE2 domain-containing serine/threonine-protein kinase: MSKRKGSVWRADWFVGVCVVLGVLVLHAGTDLIEGIERRYYDFGMESAARQPSDRIAVIAIDDQSVANIGRWPWSRDVHAQLIDKLAAAGAKTIVHTAFFFEPQQDRGLGYIRQLKELLGNDPASAGNSAANRLIQQAEQALDTDTRLAASLGKAGNVLLASDLHLGIPLGRPDRPLPPFALASTIEAAGASLLTADATQQPLDMLGGKAAGTGHLRQVQDADGTVRRDALLIDYHGRAVPSLPLLAAAHSLNLGAKDIRTNGDTVELGRLRIITDGAALMRPHFYANRGGQPAFRVDSFYDVLADKIPASKYAGKIVLIGATAAGVGTQLSTPVSAATMPVETMAHITSSILSEHFVTLPGWAHAVSLGAVLLVALYLVAALPRLSAGVAAAATVALLVALLAAEVLLLSGSAVWLKLVLPATLLLIGHLLLTTKRFLVTEAGKLKSDEEGAETNRMLGLALQGQGQLDMAFDKFRRVPLAPPVMDNLYSLALDFERKRQFNKAQAVYEHMASYDRKYKDLEIKLVRARNLSESVLLGAGTSTGATVLLADGQVEKPMLGRYRIEKELGKGAMGVVYLGKDPKIGRMVAIKTLALSQEFEGAELDDARQRFFREAETAGRLQHPNIVTIFDAGEEHDLAYIAMEFLRGRDLVASCQPNALLPVQQVLSIVARVAQALSYAHSQGVVHRDIKPANIMYDPASDAVKVTDFGIARVTDASRTKTGMVLGTPSFMSPEQMAGKKIDGRSDLYSLGVTLFQLLTGQLPFRGESMAELMYKIANEPTPDIRSVRPGLSEALANIVALAMEKRPEVRYADGQQLAADLLKVAATLGPVPVTAGPADDGATHVLPATAVADAIAQAQAAPRPAWHAPGEDPTVRLNPQDRGGLAHVPGADPRHNPAHPASPPASKSQQ; this comes from the coding sequence ATGAGCAAGAGGAAGGGGAGCGTCTGGCGGGCCGACTGGTTCGTCGGCGTCTGCGTGGTGCTCGGCGTCCTGGTCCTGCATGCCGGCACCGACCTGATCGAAGGGATAGAGCGCCGCTACTATGACTTCGGCATGGAAAGCGCCGCCCGGCAGCCCTCCGACCGCATCGCGGTGATCGCCATCGACGACCAGAGCGTCGCCAACATCGGCCGCTGGCCCTGGTCGCGCGACGTCCACGCCCAGCTGATCGACAAGCTTGCCGCCGCTGGCGCCAAGACGATCGTCCACACCGCCTTCTTCTTCGAACCCCAGCAGGACCGCGGCCTCGGCTACATCCGCCAACTCAAGGAGCTGCTGGGCAACGACCCGGCCAGCGCCGGCAACTCCGCCGCCAACCGCCTCATCCAGCAGGCCGAGCAGGCGCTGGACACCGACACCCGGCTGGCCGCCAGCCTCGGCAAGGCCGGCAATGTGCTGCTGGCTTCCGATCTGCATCTGGGCATCCCGCTGGGCCGACCCGACCGGCCGTTGCCCCCGTTTGCGCTCGCCAGCACCATCGAAGCGGCTGGCGCCTCGCTGCTGACCGCCGACGCCACCCAGCAGCCGCTGGACATGTTGGGCGGCAAGGCGGCCGGCACCGGCCACCTGCGCCAGGTGCAGGACGCCGACGGCACGGTGCGCCGCGACGCGCTGCTGATCGACTACCACGGCCGGGCCGTGCCTTCGCTGCCGCTGCTTGCGGCAGCCCACAGCCTCAACCTCGGCGCGAAGGACATCCGCACCAACGGTGACACGGTCGAGCTCGGACGCCTGCGCATCATCACCGACGGCGCGGCCCTGATGCGGCCGCATTTCTATGCCAACCGGGGCGGGCAGCCGGCCTTCCGGGTCGACTCCTTCTACGACGTGCTGGCGGACAAGATCCCCGCTTCGAAGTACGCCGGCAAGATCGTGCTGATCGGGGCCACCGCGGCCGGGGTCGGCACCCAGCTGTCCACCCCGGTGTCGGCCGCCACGATGCCGGTGGAGACGATGGCGCACATCACCTCGAGCATCCTGTCCGAGCACTTCGTGACCTTGCCGGGCTGGGCGCATGCGGTGTCCCTCGGCGCGGTGCTGCTGGTGGCCCTGTACCTCGTGGCGGCGCTGCCGCGCCTGTCCGCTGGCGTTGCAGCAGCCGCCACGGTGGCGCTGCTGGTGGCGCTGCTGGCGGCCGAGGTGTTGTTGCTCAGCGGCTCGGCCGTGTGGCTGAAGCTGGTGTTGCCCGCCACACTGCTGCTGATCGGCCACCTGCTGCTCACGACCAAGCGCTTCCTGGTGACGGAGGCGGGCAAGCTGAAGTCCGATGAAGAAGGCGCCGAGACCAACCGCATGCTGGGCCTGGCCTTGCAGGGCCAGGGCCAGCTCGACATGGCCTTCGACAAGTTCCGCCGCGTGCCGCTGGCGCCACCGGTGATGGACAACCTCTACAGCCTCGCACTGGACTTCGAGCGCAAGCGCCAGTTCAACAAGGCTCAGGCGGTCTACGAGCACATGGCCAGCTACGACCGCAAGTACAAGGACCTGGAGATCAAGCTGGTGCGCGCCCGCAACCTGTCCGAGTCGGTCCTGCTCGGCGCAGGCACCTCCACCGGCGCCACCGTGCTGCTGGCCGACGGCCAGGTCGAGAAGCCGATGCTCGGCCGCTACCGCATCGAGAAAGAGCTGGGCAAGGGCGCGATGGGGGTGGTCTACCTCGGCAAGGACCCGAAGATCGGCCGCATGGTGGCCATCAAGACCTTGGCGCTGAGCCAGGAATTCGAAGGTGCCGAGCTGGACGACGCTCGCCAGCGCTTCTTCCGCGAGGCCGAGACGGCCGGGCGGCTGCAACACCCCAACATCGTCACGATCTTCGACGCCGGCGAGGAACACGACCTGGCCTACATCGCGATGGAGTTCCTGCGCGGCCGCGACCTGGTCGCCAGCTGCCAGCCCAACGCCCTGCTGCCGGTGCAGCAGGTGCTGTCCATCGTCGCGAGGGTGGCCCAGGCGCTGTCCTATGCGCACAGCCAGGGCGTGGTGCACCGCGACATCAAGCCGGCCAACATCATGTACGACCCGGCCAGCGACGCAGTGAAGGTGACCGACTTCGGCATCGCCCGGGTCACCGATGCCTCGCGCACGAAGACGGGCATGGTGCTGGGCACGCCGTCCTTCATGTCGCCGGAGCAGATGGCCGGCAAGAAGATCGACGGCCGCAGCGACCTGTATTCGCTCGGCGTCACCCTGTTTCAGTTACTGACCGGGCAATTGCCGTTCCGCGGCGAGTCGATGGCGGAGCTGATGTATAAGATCGCCAACGAGCCGACGCCGGATATCCGCAGCGTGCGGCCCGGGTTGTCGGAGGCGCTCGCCAATATCGTGGCGCTCGCGATGGAGAAACGGCCCGAAGTGCGATATGCCGACGGCCAGCAACTGGCGGCCGACCTGCTGAAGGTGGCCGCCACGCTGGGCCCGGTGCCGGTGACAGCCGGCCCGGCAGACGATGGGGCGACCCATGTGCTGCCGGCCACTGCGGTGGCCGACGCCATCGCGCAGGCCCAGGCCGCGCCGCGTCCCGCCTGGCATGCGCCGGGCGAAGATCCGACCGTGCGCCTGAACCCCCAGGACCGGGGGGGCCTCGCTCACGTCCCGGGCGCCGATCCGCGGCACAATCCGGCCCACCCGGCGAGCCCCCCAGCGTCGAAATCCCAACAATAG
- a CDS encoding Stp1/IreP family PP2C-type Ser/Thr phosphatase, giving the protein MSFEFFSLTDPGRARDNNEDSVAVDEEAGLAVLADGMGGYNAGEIASGMATAFIKSELGRWLTEAAGNASDTDVRRAMDICVENANRAIFNAANSNPQYSGMGTTLVLAVCRENRLLMGHIGDSRGYRFRNGRLTQITKDHSLLQEQIDAGLITPEQAAYSSNKNLVTRAVGVEDSVLLETHLHDLLSGDVILLCSDGLSDMISDDQIAAVLQSTNDLREAGAGLVASANAAGGRDNIAVVLVRAQGTATTGRSWWPFRR; this is encoded by the coding sequence ATGTCTTTCGAGTTCTTCAGTCTGACCGACCCGGGTCGCGCCCGCGACAACAACGAAGACTCGGTAGCAGTCGACGAAGAAGCCGGCCTGGCCGTGCTGGCCGACGGCATGGGCGGCTACAACGCAGGCGAAATCGCCAGCGGCATGGCCACCGCCTTCATCAAGTCCGAGCTGGGCCGCTGGCTCACCGAGGCTGCCGGCAACGCGAGCGACACCGATGTGCGTCGCGCGATGGACATCTGCGTCGAGAATGCCAACCGGGCAATCTTCAACGCCGCCAATTCCAATCCGCAATATTCCGGCATGGGCACCACGCTGGTGCTGGCGGTCTGCCGCGAGAACCGGCTGCTGATGGGCCATATCGGCGATTCGCGCGGCTACCGCTTCCGCAATGGGCGGCTCACGCAAATCACCAAGGACCATTCGCTGCTGCAGGAGCAGATCGATGCCGGGCTCATCACGCCCGAGCAGGCGGCCTATTCGTCGAACAAGAACCTGGTGACCCGGGCGGTCGGCGTGGAGGACAGCGTGCTGCTGGAAACCCACCTGCACGACTTGCTGTCCGGGGATGTCATTCTTTTGTGCTCGGACGGACTGTCCGACATGATCAGCGACGACCAGATCGCCGCCGTGTTGCAAAGCACCAACGACTTGCGGGAAGCGGGGGCGGGCCTTGTGGCGTCCGCCAACGCCGCAGGCGGACGGGATAATATCGCCGTAGTGCTCGTGCGTGCCCAGGGGACCGCAACGACCGGCCGCTCATGGTGGCCGTTCAGACGCTGA
- a CDS encoding FHA domain-containing protein, translating to MGKLVVSLDGVVIKEVQLTKDKTTLGRRPYNDIVIDNLAVSGEHAVLQMVGQDVFIEDLNSTNGTYINGKAIKKQLLTHNDTVEIGKYKIKFITDEVADYEKTMVMKPGSAPGTPMGAPASASPMGPATNFGGLGPSPVPAASIKVLNGAAAGREVSLTKVVTTVGKPGVQVASITKRPGGYVFAHVEGAMKPTVNGSPVGNEPLHLKNGDVIELAGTQMQFVQS from the coding sequence ATGGGGAAACTGGTTGTATCGCTCGACGGGGTGGTGATCAAGGAAGTTCAGCTCACCAAGGACAAGACCACCCTCGGGCGACGTCCCTACAACGACATCGTCATCGACAACCTGGCGGTGAGCGGCGAGCACGCCGTGCTGCAGATGGTGGGGCAGGACGTCTTCATCGAAGACCTGAACAGCACCAACGGCACCTACATCAACGGCAAGGCCATCAAGAAGCAGCTGCTCACCCACAACGACACGGTCGAGATCGGCAAGTACAAGATCAAGTTCATCACGGACGAGGTCGCCGACTACGAGAAGACCATGGTGATGAAGCCGGGCAGCGCGCCGGGCACGCCGATGGGCGCGCCGGCCAGCGCCTCGCCGATGGGGCCGGCCACCAATTTCGGCGGCCTCGGGCCGTCGCCGGTGCCGGCCGCTTCGATCAAGGTGCTCAACGGCGCGGCGGCCGGCCGCGAGGTGAGCCTGACCAAGGTCGTCACCACCGTCGGCAAGCCGGGCGTGCAGGTGGCTTCGATCACCAAGCGCCCGGGCGGCTACGTGTTCGCCCACGTCGAAGGGGCCATGAAGCCCACCGTCAACGGCAGCCCGGTGGGCAATGAGCCGCTGCACTTGAAGAACGGCGACGTCATCGAGCTGGCCGGCACGCAGATGCAGTTCGTGCAGTCCTGA
- a CDS encoding CHASE2 domain-containing protein — translation MPPPTLPWPRLAIAALALLLMLLHASGVLSLPLLRQLDDFIYDTRLRTTMPGTLDDRIVIVDIDEKSLADIGRWPWNRLRLAELANELTERQQVRLLGFDIVFAEPDLSSGLPQLEGLAAGELKDQPQFQATLQRLRSSLDYDARFADALRGRPVVLGYYFTGDRNGRKHGQLPAPVMERSALGGRPVRFTQWDGYGANLPRLAEAAPIAGFFNSVHDGDGVVRSVPLVAEHEGRYYESLALAMFRHLLGQPQVLPGLPQESWLPRNYQGLESLQLRQPGRLVEIPVDARVAALVPYRGRGGPQGGSFRYVSASELLQGRLPAGQLKDKIVLVGTTAPGMYDLRVTPVGTAYPGVEAHANLLSGLLDGALLVRPDYALGYEVLMLLLVGGVVTWLLSRLPPGPATLAVAAVVALLVALDSWLYLSQHLVMPLASLLCLAALLFVLQMGWSHGFEGRPRRALQRLFGSQVPPRLVDEMARDPQHQAMEAASLPLTVMVCDLRHFTQLSASMTAEQVREWVSRFFSCMTAVLQQHGGTLDKYVGDALLAFWGAPVHSPRHAEQAVAAAQAMVQALGPLNESLRARGLPEITMGIGLNTGMMWVGDMGSELQRSYTVLGENVTLAARIESLARSYGLPVLAGEGTRDAANHLKWQEIDRVRVKGRERPLTLYAPLPAEASEDPALASELVTWHLALKAYRAQDWDQADVQLLNLQRLNPVKQLYSLFAYRVAHLRKHPPAAGWDGAFTIDAK, via the coding sequence GTGCCGCCTCCCACCCTACCCTGGCCCCGCCTTGCCATCGCGGCACTGGCCCTGCTGCTGATGCTGCTGCACGCCAGCGGTGTCCTGTCGCTGCCCCTGCTGCGGCAACTCGACGACTTCATCTACGACACCCGGCTGCGCACGACGATGCCGGGGACGCTGGACGATCGCATCGTGATCGTCGACATCGACGAGAAAAGCCTGGCCGACATCGGCCGCTGGCCCTGGAACCGCCTGCGCCTGGCCGAGCTCGCGAACGAGCTCACCGAGCGCCAGCAGGTGCGGCTGCTGGGCTTTGACATTGTCTTCGCCGAACCCGACCTGAGTTCGGGCCTGCCGCAGCTGGAAGGCCTGGCCGCTGGCGAGCTGAAGGACCAGCCGCAGTTCCAGGCAACGCTGCAACGGCTGCGCAGCTCGCTGGACTACGACGCCCGCTTTGCCGACGCGCTGCGCGGCAGGCCGGTGGTGCTCGGTTACTACTTCACCGGCGACCGCAACGGCCGCAAGCACGGGCAGCTGCCGGCGCCGGTGATGGAGCGCAGCGCGCTGGGTGGCCGGCCGGTGCGCTTCACCCAATGGGATGGCTATGGCGCCAACCTGCCCCGGCTGGCCGAGGCGGCGCCGATCGCCGGCTTCTTCAACTCGGTGCACGACGGCGACGGCGTGGTCCGTTCGGTGCCGCTGGTGGCGGAGCATGAAGGCCGCTACTACGAATCCCTGGCACTGGCCATGTTCCGGCACCTGCTGGGGCAGCCCCAGGTGCTGCCGGGGCTGCCACAGGAAAGCTGGCTGCCGCGCAACTACCAGGGCCTTGAAAGCCTGCAGCTGCGCCAGCCGGGCCGGCTGGTGGAGATTCCGGTCGACGCCCGCGTGGCGGCATTGGTGCCTTACCGTGGCCGGGGCGGCCCGCAGGGCGGGTCCTTCCGCTACGTCTCGGCCTCCGAACTGCTGCAGGGCCGGCTGCCGGCGGGGCAGCTGAAGGACAAGATCGTGCTGGTGGGCACCACCGCCCCCGGCATGTACGACCTGCGGGTGACGCCGGTGGGAACGGCCTATCCCGGTGTGGAAGCGCACGCCAACTTGCTGTCGGGCCTGCTGGACGGCGCGCTGCTGGTGCGGCCCGACTACGCGCTCGGCTATGAAGTGCTCATGCTGCTGCTGGTGGGCGGGGTGGTGACCTGGCTGCTCAGCCGCCTGCCACCCGGGCCGGCCACCCTGGCGGTGGCGGCCGTCGTGGCCCTGCTCGTGGCGCTCGACTCCTGGCTCTACCTGAGCCAGCACCTGGTGATGCCGCTGGCCTCGCTGCTGTGCCTCGCGGCGTTGCTCTTCGTGCTGCAGATGGGCTGGAGCCATGGCTTCGAGGGCCGGCCCCGGCGGGCGCTGCAACGCCTTTTTGGCAGCCAGGTGCCGCCGCGGCTGGTGGACGAGATGGCACGAGATCCGCAGCACCAGGCGATGGAGGCCGCCAGCCTGCCATTGACGGTGATGGTCTGCGACCTGCGCCATTTCACCCAGCTGTCGGCCTCGATGACGGCGGAACAGGTGCGGGAATGGGTCAGCCGCTTCTTTTCCTGCATGACGGCGGTGCTGCAGCAGCACGGCGGCACGCTGGACAAATACGTCGGCGACGCACTCCTGGCGTTCTGGGGAGCACCGGTGCACTCGCCACGGCATGCCGAGCAGGCGGTGGCGGCGGCGCAAGCGATGGTGCAGGCGCTCGGTCCGCTGAACGAGTCGCTGCGCGCCCGGGGCTTGCCCGAGATCACGATGGGCATCGGCCTGAACACCGGCATGATGTGGGTCGGCGACATGGGCTCGGAGCTGCAGCGCAGCTACACGGTGCTGGGCGAGAACGTGACGCTGGCCGCACGCATTGAATCGTTGGCGCGCAGCTATGGGCTGCCAGTGCTGGCCGGCGAAGGCACGCGCGATGCTGCCAACCATCTGAAATGGCAGGAAATCGACCGTGTTCGCGTCAAGGGCCGCGAGCGGCCGCTGACCCTGTATGCGCCGCTGCCGGCGGAGGCCAGCGAGGATCCGGCGCTGGCCAGCGAACTGGTGACGTGGCATTTGGCACTGAAAGCCTACCGCGCGCAGGATTGGGACCAGGCCGACGTCCAACTGTTGAATTTGCAACGCTTGAATCCTGTCAAGCAGCTGTACAGTCTGTTTGCCTACCGCGTGGCGCACTTGCGCAAGCATCCGCCCGCGGCCGGCTGGGATGGTGCCTTCACCATCGACGCCAAATAG
- a CDS encoding MBL fold metallo-hydrolase produces the protein MKVRVLGCSGAIAAGCRTTSFLLDDDLLVDAGTGVGDLTLDELARIDHIVVSHSHLDHIVSIPLLADAVMKRRQAPITVYALPQTIEALRKHVLNGVIWPDFTRLPSPERPALRFEAVAVGQQLDIAGKRLEVLPAEHTVPACGYAAEGATGWWVYTGDTGPNPALWPLLAERRIAMLVIETAFSDSEQELARVSKHLSPTLLAAELGSLRPEVPVFITHTKPGEMHCISEQTRAIPSGHQVAYLEAGQCFEV, from the coding sequence ATGAAAGTCCGGGTATTGGGTTGCTCGGGAGCGATCGCAGCAGGCTGCCGGACCACCTCCTTCCTGCTCGACGATGATTTGCTCGTCGACGCCGGCACCGGCGTCGGCGACCTCACGCTGGACGAGCTGGCCCGCATCGACCACATCGTGGTCAGCCATTCGCACCTCGACCACATCGTGTCGATTCCGCTGCTGGCGGATGCGGTGATGAAGCGGCGGCAGGCGCCCATCACTGTGTATGCCTTGCCGCAAACGATAGAGGCACTGCGCAAACATGTGCTGAACGGCGTGATCTGGCCCGATTTCACCCGGCTGCCATCACCCGAGCGGCCGGCGTTGCGCTTCGAGGCGGTGGCCGTCGGCCAGCAACTCGACATCGCCGGCAAGCGGCTGGAGGTGCTGCCGGCCGAGCACACGGTGCCGGCCTGCGGCTATGCCGCCGAAGGTGCCACGGGCTGGTGGGTCTACACCGGCGACACCGGGCCCAACCCGGCACTGTGGCCACTGCTCGCCGAGCGCCGCATCGCGATGCTGGTGATCGAGACCGCCTTCAGCGACAGCGAACAGGAACTGGCCCGCGTCAGCAAGCACCTGTCGCCGACCCTGTTGGCGGCGGAGCTCGGCAGCCTGCGACCGGAGGTGCCGGTCTTCATCACGCACACCAAGCCGGGCGAGATGCACTGCATCTCGGAGCAGACCCGGGCCATTCCGTCTGGCCATCAAGTGGCGTACCTGGAAGCGGGCCAGTGCTTCGAGGTCTGA
- a CDS encoding pilin — protein MKQMKSMKRAAQRGFTLIELMIVVAIIGILAAVAIPAYQDYVVRSKVSEGLVLASAAKTVVAENASNGMEDLANGWTPLGEGKGSPNVTKKDGTAIVKDLGIDPTTGEIEIVYNDVAKSVKLTLTPSANGNPLGGEDNKVPEGAITWSCAVDKADNAKYVPANCRNTAASASGSQ, from the coding sequence ATGAAGCAGATGAAGTCGATGAAGCGCGCAGCTCAACGCGGTTTCACCCTGATCGAACTGATGATCGTCGTGGCGATCATTGGTATCCTGGCTGCAGTGGCCATCCCGGCGTACCAGGACTACGTGGTTCGCTCCAAGGTCTCGGAAGGCCTGGTGCTGGCTTCGGCAGCGAAGACCGTGGTGGCTGAGAATGCGTCGAACGGCATGGAAGATCTGGCGAACGGCTGGACGCCGCTGGGCGAGGGTAAGGGCAGCCCGAACGTTACCAAGAAGGATGGCACCGCCATCGTCAAGGATCTGGGCATCGACCCTACCACCGGTGAGATCGAGATCGTCTATAACGACGTGGCGAAGAGCGTCAAGCTGACCTTGACGCCCTCGGCGAACGGCAACCCGCTCGGCGGCGAGGATAACAAGGTTCCGGAAGGTGCGATCACTTGGTCGTGTGCCGTTGATAAGGCCGACAATGCTAAATATGTCCCCGCCAACTGCCGCAATACCGCAGCTTCCGCTTCCGGTTCGCAGTAA
- a CDS encoding phosphoethanolamine transferase, translating to MQYPRPWAIGGAVILLIVILAPNIVLALGRIDTVEGLRQGLLPAIALLALLLSLSSRIWIGLMLLTPWALLAPLEAHYVFEYGQPTDAHIFGVVAETDLAEASAYLGGMTVMLLAIALTVCLVAAWTIRSFYRSATAWTGRTRYWLLASSIGTLIGTPVLTPQVEAADFASLTSTALWQEKDNFHGFDRYEPSYPLGVPVRWANYLQQKRILEDALQATASFRFGARQDASQAEARQIYILVIGETSRPDRWQLNGYERPTNPRLRGLADIVSFQDIVSPWAYTRMSVPIIVSRKPAASTNDRFVERSLVSAFKEAGFKTYWFSTQSPLGKHDSSIALHASEADEVRYLNPTSYGHAGVYDGALLVPLSETLNRNESKVLIVLHTLGSHFNYGDRYPGEFDHFKPSTKGMQNVSMRNGGLKRELNNSYDNSILYTDHLLAEVISQVERRHVRGGVLYVADHGENLFDGDCPRSGHGHHSVYDHRVAALWWNTPAYTQAFPEKAAQIRAHAAAPTSTSDIFHSLLDAAAITYPGENRSRSLFSAEWKFQPRWTQAQVNFDEAEIEPVCKMLKRPKKRPSGS from the coding sequence ATGCAATATCCTCGGCCTTGGGCGATTGGAGGGGCGGTCATCCTCCTTATTGTTATCCTTGCTCCAAATATCGTTTTGGCACTCGGCCGCATAGACACCGTCGAGGGGCTGAGACAAGGACTCCTTCCTGCGATCGCCTTGCTGGCGCTTCTGCTCTCCCTGTCTTCGCGGATATGGATAGGGCTCATGCTGCTTACCCCGTGGGCCCTACTTGCACCGCTGGAGGCACACTACGTTTTCGAGTATGGACAACCGACCGATGCTCACATATTTGGCGTCGTCGCTGAGACTGACCTAGCAGAAGCAAGCGCGTATCTCGGTGGCATGACGGTAATGCTCCTTGCTATTGCCTTGACCGTCTGCCTCGTTGCGGCATGGACGATAAGGTCGTTCTACAGATCCGCCACTGCCTGGACCGGCAGAACGCGCTACTGGCTCCTCGCCAGCAGCATTGGAACACTAATAGGGACCCCGGTGCTTACTCCGCAGGTCGAAGCAGCCGACTTTGCGTCGTTGACCTCAACCGCTCTTTGGCAAGAGAAGGACAATTTCCATGGATTTGACCGCTACGAACCGTCTTACCCGCTAGGCGTACCGGTTCGATGGGCCAACTACCTGCAGCAGAAGAGAATTCTTGAAGACGCGCTGCAAGCAACAGCTAGTTTTCGCTTCGGAGCCCGCCAAGACGCCTCCCAAGCAGAGGCTCGCCAAATCTACATTCTTGTCATCGGCGAAACGAGCCGACCAGACCGTTGGCAACTCAACGGTTATGAGCGCCCAACCAACCCGCGACTTCGTGGTCTTGCGGACATTGTGAGCTTCCAGGACATTGTCAGTCCCTGGGCTTACACGCGCATGTCGGTTCCGATCATCGTCAGCCGAAAGCCAGCGGCGAGTACCAATGATCGATTTGTAGAACGATCGCTCGTTTCGGCCTTCAAAGAGGCAGGCTTTAAAACCTATTGGTTCTCGACCCAAAGCCCTCTCGGCAAGCACGACAGCTCTATTGCATTGCATGCCTCAGAAGCAGACGAAGTGAGGTATCTCAATCCGACGAGCTATGGGCATGCAGGCGTTTACGATGGAGCACTGCTCGTGCCACTATCTGAGACACTGAACCGCAACGAGTCCAAGGTCCTTATCGTTCTACATACCTTGGGCAGCCACTTCAACTACGGAGACCGTTATCCGGGCGAGTTCGACCACTTCAAGCCCTCGACGAAGGGTATGCAAAACGTCAGTATGCGAAACGGAGGCCTTAAGCGGGAATTAAATAACAGCTACGACAACAGTATCCTCTACACCGATCACTTGCTGGCTGAAGTGATTAGTCAAGTCGAGCGCCGCCATGTCCGGGGTGGGGTACTTTACGTTGCGGACCACGGTGAAAACCTGTTCGATGGCGATTGCCCGAGATCCGGCCACGGCCACCACTCCGTCTACGACCACCGCGTCGCCGCTCTCTGGTGGAACACCCCAGCCTACACTCAAGCCTTCCCTGAGAAGGCTGCCCAGATCCGCGCCCACGCCGCTGCCCCCACGTCCACCTCCGACATCTTCCACTCCCTGCTCGACGCCGCGGCCATCACCTACCCGGGTGAAAACCGCAGCCGCAGCCTGTTCTCCGCCGAATGGAAGTTCCAGCCCCGATGGACGCAGGCCCAGGTGAATTTCGACGAAGCCGAGATCGAACCCGTATGCAAGATGCTCAAGCGCCCGAAAAAACGCCCGTCCGGTTCCTGA